One segment of Leptospira sp. WS92.C1 DNA contains the following:
- a CDS encoding DUF3102 domain-containing protein, which produces MNNDKKKNAILGQRTGFSKSSDETSILQVDKVADELNQLHQSILTAGKNMIRFAIEAGELLVKKREELKHGEYTQWIENNLTFKIRTAQRYTKVYEIRDTLKASALTHLEDAYKLIAGNIAEEKELNPVEKPSYNFKEVYLKFKSGARLPAKEKIFLKDYLKSEKERILSATNKKISKIDQDLNLL; this is translated from the coding sequence ATGAATAACGATAAAAAAAAGAACGCCATACTCGGCCAAAGAACCGGCTTTTCCAAATCATCGGACGAAACTTCCATTTTACAAGTCGACAAAGTAGCTGATGAATTAAATCAACTCCACCAATCGATACTTACGGCTGGTAAAAATATGATTCGTTTTGCGATTGAAGCAGGCGAACTTCTTGTGAAAAAAAGAGAAGAGCTTAAACACGGAGAATACACCCAGTGGATAGAAAATAATCTTACATTTAAGATTCGCACAGCTCAACGATATACAAAAGTCTATGAAATACGAGACACCCTAAAAGCGTCAGCGCTGACGCATTTGGAAGACGCCTACAAACTAATAGCCGGAAACATTGCTGAAGAGAAGGAGCTCAATCCTGTCGAAAAGCCAAGTTACAATTTTAAAGAGGTTTATTTAAAATTTAAATCTGGAGCCCGACTTCCGGCCAAAGAAAAGATCTTTCTCAAAGATTATTTAAAATCTGAAAAAGAGCGAATCCTATCCGCGACAAATAAAAAGATCAGCAAAATCGACCAGGATTTAAACTTACTTTGA
- a CDS encoding helix-turn-helix domain-containing protein → MKSVRNEKFYKFKILLIFSQIEIKYINRRKRVAKIILLANLLISIFGGTKMSTNVFGSFLRENRERAKVRLNELAKVLEISSVYLSDIELGRRNPPSDEKLALISEKLQITFEDLKEKSIQYRKKAEFDVSDSSSEKSQLALKMARVWKDISEEDAVKISKFLVDMKEG, encoded by the coding sequence TTGAAATCTGTTCGAAATGAGAAATTTTACAAATTCAAAATTTTATTAATATTTTCTCAAATCGAAATAAAATATATAAATAGAAGAAAAAGGGTTGCAAAAATAATATTATTAGCTAACTTGCTAATAAGCATATTTGGGGGAACAAAAATGAGCACCAATGTATTTGGTAGTTTCTTAAGGGAGAACCGCGAACGCGCTAAAGTTAGATTAAACGAATTGGCTAAAGTTTTGGAAATTAGTTCAGTTTATCTTTCTGACATTGAATTGGGCAGGCGAAATCCACCATCTGATGAGAAGCTCGCGTTAATAAGCGAAAAACTACAAATCACATTTGAGGACTTGAAGGAGAAATCGATACAATATAGAAAAAAAGCGGAGTTCGATGTAAGCGATTCAAGTTCTGAAAAATCGCAACTCGCATTAAAGATGGCGAGAGTTTGGAAAGATATCAGCGAGGAAGACGCTGTAAAAATATCAAAATTTTTAGTGGATATGAAGGAGGGTTGA
- a CDS encoding ImmA/IrrE family metallo-endopeptidase, whose product MDFKVPIVKALSRKDVNRAADIFRERVDSAGLKMSYPIPIMDILEFGYLKKLYNYEWRTESMQSGLKGYTEFVERELVLSEETYEGASAGNSSCLFTVAHELGHVVLHDRQMTNRLYEQKEIVKLNRGNIEAFKDPEWQANEFAAAFLMPFDQVRKILTENNFFPETEISFEFGVSDIAASIRIKNVLKELKKDPSFRPEGLF is encoded by the coding sequence ATGGATTTCAAGGTTCCTATTGTGAAAGCATTATCCCGAAAAGATGTCAATAGAGCGGCAGACATTTTTCGGGAGAGAGTAGATAGTGCCGGGCTTAAGATGAGTTATCCAATTCCAATTATGGATATTTTGGAATTTGGTTATCTAAAGAAATTGTATAATTATGAATGGCGAACTGAATCTATGCAGTCTGGGCTTAAAGGTTATACAGAGTTTGTTGAGAGAGAACTTGTCCTTTCGGAAGAAACCTATGAAGGGGCATCTGCCGGGAATTCGTCTTGCTTGTTTACGGTTGCACATGAGTTGGGTCATGTCGTTTTGCATGATCGGCAAATGACTAATAGATTATATGAGCAAAAGGAAATCGTAAAATTGAATAGAGGGAACATCGAGGCATTTAAAGATCCCGAGTGGCAAGCAAACGAATTTGCAGCTGCGTTTCTAATGCCTTTTGACCAGGTGAGGAAAATTTTAACTGAGAATAATTTTTTTCCCGAAACGGAAATTTCTTTTGAATTTGGCGTTTCCGATATCGCCGCATCGATTAGAATTAAGAATGTCCTGAAGGAGTTAAAAAAAGACCCTTCGTTTAGGCCTGAAGGGTTGTTTTAA
- a CDS encoding ParA family protein, whose translation MKIITVASMKGGVGKTTIDAFLSQAFAALGKKVLTIDMDPNNNLTDYFLRDVSIDDISSKNVRHVLTGRVEAIESIYKTQFDVDCIPATPKLASINSELNNDFGSVLVFEKSLRSLTYDFIILDSPPADCFELRTSLYVSDIVLCPISYSRWTLQGFEILEDMIATNRKAGKQTKSICVPSNVSPKKSEGILDIGSEIPISDTHISRNEGLENAVTLGTKIKTNSIAWNQFIELAKELSI comes from the coding sequence ATGAAAATAATTACAGTCGCGTCTATGAAAGGTGGCGTTGGAAAAACAACAATTGATGCTTTTCTTTCCCAAGCATTTGCCGCTTTAGGTAAAAAAGTTCTAACAATAGATATGGACCCAAACAACAACCTTACAGATTATTTTCTGAGAGATGTTTCAATTGATGATATTTCTTCAAAGAACGTAAGACATGTACTAACAGGTCGAGTTGAAGCTATCGAATCAATTTATAAAACTCAATTTGATGTAGATTGCATTCCGGCTACTCCAAAGCTTGCCAGCATAAATTCAGAATTAAATAACGATTTTGGATCAGTTTTGGTATTTGAAAAATCATTACGCTCTCTTACGTATGATTTCATTATATTGGACAGTCCGCCTGCGGACTGTTTTGAGTTAAGGACAAGTCTTTATGTTTCTGATATCGTATTATGCCCGATTTCATATTCACGTTGGACACTTCAGGGATTTGAAATCCTGGAAGACATGATTGCGACTAATAGAAAAGCAGGAAAACAAACCAAATCAATCTGCGTCCCCTCTAATGTTTCCCCTAAAAAATCCGAAGGCATCCTTGATATAGGATCTGAAATTCCTATATCAGACACTCACATTTCTCGAAACGAAGGGCTTGAAAACGCTGTGACCTTAGGCACCAAGATAAAAACAAATTCTATCGCCTGGAATCAATTTATAGAATTAGCGAAAGAGTTATCCATATGA